Proteins from a single region of Harmonia axyridis chromosome 4, icHarAxyr1.1, whole genome shotgun sequence:
- the LOC123678394 gene encoding uncharacterized protein LOC123678394: MSYQEEMDQSHVSTMEVPENIFEMLTNQSFVRLLAEKLGNLNNSNTSTCSGSEIAEKVTMPAFVIPHYENSDKLKGHSNYRSWKLRVKRDMLALGRSQFLNYDMGGPDCTMSKVEKHMYNAQVLQYLEASLQHAPKTVIENEQSAAEAFQKLTQMFGKNDVQKMVELLDNFGKTVFYPRMNPVNFVSQFEKGIQEFKELGVPLDPKIVVAYFLHKVKNANGFLAFFTTMTTLPEATRTYDFVKNAFLEVANCQYFREVDNSMYTSNSLNDICSECFDDTDRNLETEINEVYTACSLCFDYPIGESNMFTNNLNSVSVFCIKCGKSDNNICDFCLESRHDRSNREPHTKKETNSKVLRILKRRKETVVPILSSN; encoded by the coding sequence ATGAGTTATCAAGAAGAAATGGATCAATCCCACGTGTCAACCATGGAAGTTCCAGAAAACATTTTCGAGATGCTGACCAACCAAAGTTTTGTGCGACTACTTGCAGAAAAGCTTGGAAATCTAAACAATTCGAACACGTCCACGTGTAGCGGATCCGAAATAGCAGAGAAGGTGACCATGCCGGCGTTTGTGATACCGCATTACGAAAATAGTGACAAGTTAAAGGGCCACTCCAACTATAGGTCATGGAAACTTCGAGTCAAGCGTGACATGCTTGCTCTAGGACGCTCCCAATTCCTGAATTACGACATGGGTGGACCAGACTGCACAATGAGTAAAGTAGAAAAGCACATGTACAATGCTCAAGTGCTACAATATTTGGAAGCATCGTTGCAGCATGCTCCCAAAACTGTAATAGAGAATGAGCAGTCAGCAGCCGAAGCTTTCCAAAAGCTGACACAAATGTTTGGAAAAAATGACGTCCAGAAGATGGTTGAACTACTGGACAACTTCGGCAAGACGGTGTTCTACCCAAGGATGAATCCGGTCAATTTCGTCTCCCAGTTCGAGAAAGGTATACAAGAATTCAAGGAACTAGGTGTTCCATTGGACCCAAAAATAGTGGTGGCGTATTTCCTTCACAAGGTTAAGAATGCTAATGGATTCCTGGCATTCTTTACAACGATGACCACTTTACCCGAGGCAACCAGAACCTATGACTTTGTGAAAAATGCATTTTTAGAGGTAGCAAACTGCCAGTATTTCAGAGAGGTTGACAACAGTATGTATACAAGTAATAGTTTGAATGATATTTGTTCTGAATGTTTTGATGACACAGATAGGAATCTCGAGACCGAGATCAATGAAGTTTATACTGCATGTTCCTTATGTTTTGATTATCCCATTGGAGAATCTAATATGTTCACGAATAATCTTAATTCTGTTTCAGTTTTCTGCATTAAATGTGGAAAGagtgataataatatatgtgatTTCTGTTTAGAGAGTCGACATGATAGGTCAAATAGGGAGCCCCATACGAAGaaagaaacaaattcaaaagTCCTTCGTATTTTAAAGAGGAGAAAGGAGACAGTAGTCCCTATTCTATCGagcaactga